The DNA segment TCCTTAATATCATTTTTATTTTAAGATCCGTTAAAACTGCGTTAATGTCGATTGATCATATGGAAGGCTTATTTCTAGCTTTGCAGCACTTTGGGCAAATCTTTCTAGATGTTCTTTCATAGCTAATGTTTTTGTTTCATAAATCGGGATCACTTCATATACTCCATCTCCAAAATTATAGCCTCGATCCTCCATATCAATTTTTACATTTGCGCGATTTGTAATTTGATTGTTTAGTAAAACGTAAGACATGTTATCTCCCCCATTTAATTTAATTTCTAAATTAGTAACTACTATATATAGTATGCACCGATGAAGAAAGTAATTTTTTTCGCTAACAAGATATGTGTCTATTGTAACAAAAATCTTTTGAAAATTATCTACAATAGTTTGATCCCTTGATTCTTAAGGGGTTCTAGTTTTTTCTATTTTTGCAAACGAGAAAAAAATCCATAATTCGAGTTTTTTCCATAAAAAATTCGATTTATCTAGCATTTTCTAACTTATTGTATTTCTTTTAAAGTTGACAAAAAAGTTTTTCTCTTACTGAAAAACAATATATAGTATTAAAGTAAGATATTTAAACACTATATATTGATTGTCAGTTATTTCTGTGGTAAGCTAAGACAAGTTAACAAACTATGAAATTTGGCATCATTTTCTAAAAGTGGTAAACAACATTTGCATAAATAACATCTAGAGGAGAACTCATTTGTCTAAATATCTATAAAGGAGAGAGTGCGTGTGGCGATGACAATGTCAAAAGTGATGAAGATTAATGTGGAAAGGTTGAATGAGGACATAAAGCTTTTTCCACAAGTTCATGAAATCACACCAGACATGAAAATTCAAAAAAAGGGTGTATCTCGTCTAGTTATGTTAGACCGTTATACTTTTAAGGATACTGAGAAAAAGACTCTAAAAGAAGGCGATTTTGTTGTCTTAACAGTAAAACAAGATCCGAAATTCCCGGCACGCGGCTATGGCTATATACAAAATATTGACTGGGGAAAAAATGAAGTAAAAATCTATGTTGATGAAGAATTTCAAGGAGTTCTAGAAAATCCAGAGGAAATGAGTACAGGCATTGTTACGAGATCTTTAGATGCTATCGAAAAGCCTTTAGAAATCTATTATGAACAAATCGCGAAACGTAATGCCACTGGCTTAGCTTCTGTTGAAACATCAGAAGAACGAAGACAAAAATCCTTTAATGACTTCTATGAAGAATTAGCAAATTTAAATTTTATTCCTGCAGGCCGTGTTCTTTATGGAGCTGGATCTGATACTGATGTGACATACTTTAATTGTTATGTCATGCCTTTTGTCAAAGACTCAAGAGGTGGTATCTCAGAACACCGGACACAGGTGATGGAAATTATGAGTCGCGGTGGTGGAGTTGGAACGAACGGCTCAACATTAAGACCGCGTAATACATTAGCAAGAGGAGTAAATGGTAAATCATCTGGATCGGTTTCTTGGTTAGATGATATTGCAAAATTGACCCATTTAGTTGAGCAAGGTGGATCCCGTTAATAAAAAAGACCACACGGCGGGAATAAAATCTCGTGAATTGCTGGAACACCCTTAGAGCCTCTACAACCACAACGTGATTGGTAACAATGAGCGTGAAGGTATAAAAATGTAAAGGATTGGGCAATCAGCAGCGAAACATCTCGGGAAACTGAGATGGACGTTCAACGACTATTGAAACTTCCTAAACCAAATTTATATTGGGTGCAAAGGAAGGAGTAAATCATAACAAACGGCAACGTGGTTATGAGGCGCGAGACAAAGCAGAGATAATATAATAAATTTTCTTCTTTGATGATATAGTCTGATCTTACATGAGAGTGTAAGAGAGTGGCAGAAATGTCCACTCCCCTCAATATGAGGAGTAACAAAAAGCGTGGCGCACAAATGATTATGCTTTCAGATTGGCACCCTGATATTTTAGAGTTCATTATCTCTAAAATGCAAAACCCAAGAATATTACGTTTCCTCTTAGAAAGCAGTAATGATACTCAAATTAAACAACTTGTAAAGGAAAAATTGAAATTTACCCCTTTAACAGAAGTTGAAAAAGCGATGTACCAAGGAATACTTAACTATCAAACGATCCCAGGTCTAGGCGGCTTTGATGAAAAAATAATAAAGGAAGCTGAAGATAAGCTTAAAGTTGGTGGAACGTATAGCGTTAACAATCCAGAATTCTTAACAGGAGCTAACATTTCAATCTGCTTGACGAAAGAATTTATGGCAGCTGTGGAAAATGACACTGACTACCCACTTCGTTTTCCAGATGTAGAAAATTACTCTAAAGAAGAAATGGACGCGTACAACCGTGAGTGGCAAAAATACGGAGATGTTCGTGAATGGGAAGCTCTAGGCTTTAAAGTAAGAACCTATCGTACAATAAAGGCACGTGAGTTGTGGAAATTGGTTAATATTTGTGCAACGTATTCAGCAGAACCAGGTATTTTCTTTATTGATAATGCCAATGACATGACAAATGCTGTAGCTTATGGACAAAAGGTCGTTGCGACAAACCCGTGTGGGGAACAACCTCTCGCACCATACAGTGTTTGTAACTTAGCAGCTATTAATTTAGGTGCAATGGCTAACAAACAAACAAAAGAAGTAGATTTTGATAAGCTTAAGCGAACTGTTGAAGTTGGAATTCGCATGCAGGATAATGTTATCGACGCCACACCGTATTTCTTAGATGATAATACAAAAATGGCCAAGGGAGAAAGACGAATTGGACTAGGTGTGATGGGCTTACATGACTTGTTAATCTATACAGAAACGGTTTATGGATCTGAACAAGGCAATAAGCTGGTTGATCAAATCTTTGAAACAATTGCAACTACTGCATATCGTACAAGTATCGAACTTGCAAAAGAAAAAGGAAGTTTTCCTTTCTTACTTGGCGAGTCAGAGGCAGAAACACAATTACTTCGTGAAAAATTCATTAATAGCGGTTATATGAAAAAGATGCCTGAAGATATCCGCGAAGATATCTTACAATATGGAATTAGAAATTCACACCTTTTAACTGTTGCTCCTACGGGTAAAGTAATTGCCCCCTACATTTGCAAAAATGTAGCGTAAACTTGGCTATATGCGGGAAACACTGAGCATCCTTTAATACCTGTGCTGCCAACACGATAAGGTAAAAATTTAAAGGTGCAGTCAATCCGCAGGGAAGTCGTGGCTGACCCCTCAACGACTACACGCCGGGCACCAGAAGAAATATTAATGTTTCACCTTTGCAATGAGAATGTATGTTCTTATAATAGATGTAGAGGTGATCAAATGGAAAAACGATGTCTCGATTGTGGAAAAATGATAAAAGTAAAGCCTAGCCATTATGACCGTAAAAAATATTGTTCTCGTATTTGTAAATCCAATTACCAAAAAAAACACCCACCTTTATCTTGGGAGGAAATGAGTTTAAAAATAAAAACTAAGTGTTCGAATTGTGGTAAAGCTTTCAGTAAAAAGCGATCCACTATAAAAAAAAATAACTTTTGCTCGATAGAATGTATGTATGAGCATTTTAGAAAAGAAAAAGGAAACCAACACTTAGTTAAAAAAATTAAACTTACATGTCACTACTGCCAAAATGATTTTTACGTAATTTACTCAAGAAAAGATACTGCAAAATATTGTTCTAAAAATTGCTTAGGCAAAGCTAACGGACAAAGAGCAAAGATAGCGTATCGTAAAAGAACTATTGTCCATTGTGTAAATTGCATAAAACAAATTGAAAAGAAACCTTCCGTAGTTAGAAAACGAAACTTTTGCTCTGAGAAGTGTATGGGAGAATACTACGCGAAGTCTGGTATGTTTTCTGGTGAAAATAGTGGGACATGGCAAGGTGGAGATATTGATTATTATGGACCTAATTGGAGAGAACAAAGGAGAATGGCTAGAAGTAGAGATCACTTTACTTGTCAAGAATGCGGTAAAACAGAGGATGAATACGGCCAAGAGTTATCAGTTCATCATAAAATTCCTTTTAGAGAGTTTGGTGGTGACTGGAAAAAGGCAAATCAACTATCTAATTTAATTTCTCTCTGTGAATACCCGTGCCATAGAAATAGACATCGTAATTCTAATTAATATAAAAATTTGGTTGATGATATAGTCTGACCCATATGGCGACATATGGAGTGGGTAAAAATCCCACCATCTGAATTTAAGATGTAACAAAAGTGAGTACTGGAACAATGGTTGGTGTTTCAACAGGCCTTGAGCCTTACTATTCGTTTTCTTACTATCGTAGTGGACGTTTAGGGAAATTTATTGAAGTGAAAGCAGAAATAGTACAAGAATATCTAAATCAGCATCCTGATGCAGATCCAAATAATTTGCCTGAGTGGTTTATTTCAACAATGGATCTTTCTCCTGAAGCTCATGCTGATGTACAGTGTATTATTCAACGTTGGGTAGACAGCTCATTATCAAAAACGGTAAATGCGCCACGAGGCTATTCAGTTGATCAAGTTCAAGCTGTTTATGAAAGACTTTACCGAGGTGGTGCAAAAGGCGGTACAGTATATGTCGACGGAAGTCGTGACGCTCAAGTATTGTCCTTAACTGCAGAGGAAAATAATCTAGATACTGATATGGTAGCCACAGAAAAGCCAAAGCATAAAAAACAGCAAGTGGTGCTCCTAGATACAATTGCAGATCTTCGCTCTACATCAGTAACAATTGGTTCTGAGGTCGGTAATACTTGTCCAGTT comes from the Anaerobacillus sp. CMMVII genome and includes:
- a CDS encoding aminotransferase class IV yields the protein MSYVLLNNQITNRANVKIDMEDRGYNFGDGVYEVIPIYETKTLAMKEHLERFAQSAAKLEISLPYDQSTLTQF
- a CDS encoding HNH endonuclease; protein product: MEKRCLDCGKMIKVKPSHYDRKKYCSRICKSNYQKKHPPLSWEEMSLKIKTKCSNCGKAFSKKRSTIKKNNFCSIECMYEHFRKEKGNQHLVKKIKLTCHYCQNDFYVIYSRKDTAKYCSKNCLGKANGQRAKIAYRKRTIVHCVNCIKQIEKKPSVVRKRNFCSEKCMGEYYAKSGMFSGENSGTWQGGDIDYYGPNWREQRRMARSRDHFTCQECGKTEDEYGQELSVHHKIPFREFGGDWKKANQLSNLISLCEYPCHRNRHRNSN